ACTCATTTGAAGAGAACAGAACCTTTTCCTTCAAGAATATGTGGCATGAGGCCCCATACTTTGGACCATTGTTTGAAAAGTAGAGCAAATCATTCAAGGTCAAGTCAAAATTTGAGACATACATATAATTAAATTCCATGCAAAATTGGAATAATTAATAAATGGTGTACTTCTAAATAGATTATACAAAGGATTATTACATCATATAAAATTCATAAGATAAAACATcattaaaactaaataaataaacaaattatGAGAAAGAACTTCAATAAGACTGATTTAGAATTAAAAACTGATGCagaaactagagagagagaaagaggaacatACCATGTGATATATGCTATCAGAAAGTTGAAGTGCTTCATCCCACTTGTTAACCTTAACGAGACCCttaataaggaaaaagaagacaCTTATATCTGGAATGTGACCTCTCCTTGTCATATCTGCATACAATTCAAAAGCTTTCTCAACCTTCGACGCAAGGGAGAGGCACTCTATCAAAGAAGAATAAGTGTTCCTGTCAGCATATGAAAATACTGAAGATGTCAGCATCTCTTCATATAATTCCAACGCTACCTCTAATCTCCCTGCCTTACAAAAGCTATCAATCAAAATTCTGTAAGTTGGAGCAATTGGCATTGTATTGCCCTCTGTAATCTCATTTAGGAGGCCAAGTGAGGCTATAAACTCTCTGCTGAACCCTTCAATGACTTTGCGATAGCCTGTTACATATCTTGGCCAATAGGTTTGTTTCATCTCCTCTAGAAGTTTGTGAGCTTCATCCAAAAGACCTGCCAGACAACAATGTTTTATCAACACACTATATGTGACAAAGTTTGGAGCACAACCCTTAGCAACCATCTGTCTCAAGACTTCAAGGCACATGTTAACTTTACCCACTTTGCCAAAGCCATCTATCATTGCAGTATAACTCACAACGTTGGGACAACAACCCTTCTCTTCCATCATCACCAGAAGTTTATAAGCCTCATCGGCCTTCCCAACTTTACAAAGACCATCAATCATTTCTGTGTAGGTAACCACATTTGGAGGACAGGCATTTTCTAGCATCTTAGATAAGACCTTCAAGGCAAGATCTAGTCGTTTATCCTTAAATAACCTATCAATTAGAGAGCTATAAGTGTAAACATTTGGACTGTACCCATTTTCTGACATCTTTGTAAAGATCTCTTGTGCTTCATCTAGCTTCCCAACCTTGCAAAAGCCATCAATAAGAGCATCATATACAATTTGATTAGGCTCACAACCTGCCTTTGACATTGCTTCTAGTAAGTCAAGAGCCTCACCCACTTTGTGGGCCTTGCATAGACCATCAACCAAAGCTCCATAAGTGACAACATTCGGTTTAATGAGATTGCTACCATCACTTCTAAAGTACATTTCTACATCTGGAATATCAGAATTACCCCTCATTCTTCCATAAATTTGGCAAGCCCTATCAATGTGCCCAGCCTTACAATGACCATCAATCAGAGCTGTGTACGTAATGATGTTTGGAATCCAACCCTCTGATAGCATCCTCTCAAAAAGATCATTCGCATTAGATACTTTCCTCACTTTAAGATATGCATGTATCAGTGAAGTATATGTCACCACATTAGGAGCACAACCATCTCTTACCATTTCATCAAATAAGTTATGAGCTGGTTCAATGAGATCAGCTTTACAAAAACTATCAATCAGAATAGTGTAAGTAAAGACATCAGGAAcaataccattttttttcatttcttcaaaTAAAAGGATAGCCTTTTCAACTTTGGAGGCCTGACAGAGAAAACCAATCACTTTGGAGTAAGTACTACTGTCAGGTATGAATCCCTTCGCCATCATTTCACGGATAACGGAAAATGCCTTCTCAAATTTTCCAACCTCACAAAGACAACGAGAAAAATGCCCTACATTTACCTTATTCAACACAAAACCTGCATCAAGCATCTCACAGTAAGCTTTTTCAGCAAGTTCCAATATATCAGAACTGGGTAATTCCTCCCTTCCACATATACCTCCAATCAGGATATTGTATACCACATAACCTGGAACATAACCACAattcaccatcttcttgagcaaCTTATAGGCATAGATGTAGTCACCTGAGCGGCAATAAGCATCAACAAGATATTTAAATATTGAACGAGTTGGATAACAGCCTTCTGTTATCATCATGCTAAGAATTCTCTTACACCTACCCAGCTGTCGTTTCCTCAAACATCCAGTAAGCAATGTTTCAAATGTTTCAACATTAGGGATACAAGAATTGGTCCTCATGCGATGCAAAAAATCCATAGCTTCCTCAAAAAGAGAAGCCTCACACAACCCACTAATCATTTTATTGTAAATTACAGTATCAGGCTcgaattcttcctcttcaatGATTCTGAGAGCATCTCTCCACCTTCCAGCCTTGCAGAGGGACTGAGCAAAGTAACCCATGGTGAACCCATCCATATTAAAACCAGAGTCAACCATCTCCCTATGGACAAGATAGGCTGTATCCAACCGATCGGCCTTAAGAAGAAGCAGAATTAAGGcattatatgttgattttgaaggtttataTCCAAAATCCTTTAGCCTCCCGAGCTCCTCAAGTGCTGCATTCCAAAACCCATTTCTGCAACACTTTCGGATCAAAACATTGAGCAAATTACCGAGAACTTCTTTGTCATcctctctaatttttttaagaaaatgttCCGGGACTCTAGTATTCTTATCAAAACCCAATCCATCAAGCAGGGCATGGTAAACTCGAACTGTATGGCTATACCCAATTTGTCGACCAGCCCAAATGAAAAACTTGACAGCCAATTCAGGGCTTCGTACAAGTTCCAACACCTCAATTACCAAAGAATCATTCAATTTCTCCCTGAACTGTCTAagaaatttctgggttttgTCACCAAAATTGTCTCCATTGTCTCCAATTTCATCTGATATCAGTATGGCTTCCTTAGAGAACTTACCCGAATCAAAACTCTTCCTCGACGAGCTATGAACTGCATCCTCCAAAAAGGCGAAATCTTGAGGTGAAACAGGTTGTTTTTTCCTGTACTTCTCTTGAACTGAACAAGCTGCATCATCTAGGGCCGACAAATCTGAATCGTTTAATCCTTCAAGATCATCTTGCGGAAAGTTACTGATGCCCCTGCAGCTGCTGTGGAAATCTACGAGAGAATTCTTGAATATGTGAAAACGTGAGATCGTCAAGAACTTTGGTGGGTAAGCACAATTAGATTTCAGGGAGGGTATAAAGGTTATTAATTGGGTAAAGACTATCATTGAGCCTCGTCTGCTCATAGCCTGCAAATGCTGTTGAAATGGAAAGCTgattttgttttggtggattgCTAGGGTTCTTGTTCTTCAACCCAAATGGAAATATGTACAGAGAGTGAAGGATTTGAAATAGTAATCTGGCGGTATTGGGAATCAGGCGGGAATTGGAAGAGGAGTTGGAGAGCCATGGGTTCTTCAAGAGACGTCCGTTTAGCCGTTTAGGGTTTTTCCACTGGGGAAAAATAAATGGGAcaattacatgattacctacTCGTAGAATTGAATTTACAAAATAGCTACGCCCTCTTTCCTTCAACAAATTTATATAAAACCCATAAGCAGGTAACAtgtaattttactaaaaaattatttaaatattatgaaataaatgaaagaatGGAAGAGGATACTGTTGACTGACATGCGTACGGTAATGGATTCGGCTCTTCAACATACAAGTGCGTACCTCAAGGTGTTTCAGACTATCGGATGTGCGTTGTCACCTCTGTTGTGTTGTGTCACAGGTAATCAGACACTTATGTTTGACACTTGCAAATCAGGTTGGGCCCATCGGAAACATGTGTCAAGTTTCAGTACAGactataattaattatattGGGTTGTAGTAAAAGTACAAAATTTTGTTTAAACAagagcaaatttttttttaattcttttttaatgaatgaacAATTTTACACAATTGAAAACATGGTGGTTCTCTCGCATATGGTGTGAGTTCAAAGGAGTATCTTGCTTTGCCTCCAAATTCTGCTCTATTTCATTACATTTTGGACAAGGTTTTTAACAAGCAAAGAGGTGATGTTGGAATTTGTTGCTTTCTTAATGTTCAATTTTACGGCCTCACATTTTTAACTTTCCGCATTATGTTATAAGCAACTTCGTAGTGCAGTAGCAAATTTCTATATGGATGATTACAATGCTAAACATTAAATTCACTAGATCTCCTAGAAACGACTGTgtcattcaaaagagaaaggTGAACTTGGTTTTAAGAATCCCTCTCTACACAACAAAGCTCTACTATCTAAAGTGGCGCAACATCTCTGTTATGAATTCACAATCGTTGTGTGTAAAGTTTCTTAAGACTATATAATTTTTGAACTAAGTTGGGCTTGACGAAGCATCATGGAGGGATGTGATGTTCTCAAAGAGGGTTTAATATGGAGGGTTGGCCCATGGTGAtcaaatctatatttggaatgaaAATTAGATGCCTTCTGTACTAGATCTAgacaacccagtgcacaaggcttccATTACTACAGGTTCTGGCGGGAGCAAGCTTTTGGCTATTAGTGGAATGAGATAGTAAGAATATTGTTGCTTACTTACACCAGGATGCTACTTCATCACCATTGATCATCAaaccaattaattttttttttttaagtgagtGAATACTGCTAAAATCGtctaatgaaaataatttttcagacatcaaaacaataaaaaaaatttggctcacttttggtttttaaaaatGTTATAACATACTAAAAATTACAGAATTTTCAGCATTTAGAAAAACCCTGACATTTTAAAGTTAAAAATCACCCTgtcagaaaagaaaattcagttttttcttcttcaactaAGGGGTTGCCCTTTTATCTTTTcgaaatttaattttgaaattaaatttaTTGGATCCAAGtgggggtattttcttatttagaaataatatcttaagtaaatgaaatacaaaatattaaaaaaaaattgcttaaaTTATATTTGGCATAAACCAGCACTACAACAAATTTGCTCTTTTACTACGAAAATTTTTCATAGTAAAAAAAATCTACTGTGGCAATTGAAATATATACGACGATTAATATCCGTCGCATGACCATCGTTAAGATTGCCATCGTATTTGTTTATGACGAAA
This Macadamia integrifolia cultivar HAES 741 chromosome 10, SCU_Mint_v3, whole genome shotgun sequence DNA region includes the following protein-coding sequences:
- the LOC122090655 gene encoding pentatricopeptide repeat-containing protein At1g06710, mitochondrial; the protein is MSRRGSMIVFTQLITFIPSLKSNCAYPPKFLTISRFHIFKNSLVDFHSSCRGISNFPQDDLEGLNDSDLSALDDAACSVQEKYRKKQPVSPQDFAFLEDAVHSSSRKSFDSGKFSKEAILISDEIGDNGDNFGDKTQKFLRQFREKLNDSLVIEVLELVRSPELAVKFFIWAGRQIGYSHTVRVYHALLDGLGFDKNTRVPEHFLKKIREDDKEVLGNLLNVLIRKCCRNGFWNAALEELGRLKDFGYKPSKSTYNALILLLLKADRLDTAYLVHREMVDSGFNMDGFTMGYFAQSLCKAGRWRDALRIIEEEEFEPDTVIYNKMISGLCEASLFEEAMDFLHRMRTNSCIPNVETFETLLTGCLRKRQLGRCKRILSMMITEGCYPTRSIFKYLVDAYCRSGDYIYAYKLLKKMVNCGYVPGYVVYNILIGGICGREELPSSDILELAEKAYCEMLDAGFVLNKVNVGHFSRCLCEVGKFEKAFSVIREMMAKGFIPDSSTYSKVIGFLCQASKVEKAILLFEEMKKNGIVPDVFTYTILIDSFCKADLIEPAHNLFDEMVRDGCAPNVVTYTSLIHAYLKVRKVSNANDLFERMLSEGWIPNIITYTALIDGHCKAGHIDRACQIYGRMRGNSDIPDVEMYFRSDGSNLIKPNVVTYGALVDGLCKAHKVGEALDLLEAMSKAGCEPNQIVYDALIDGFCKVGKLDEAQEIFTKMSENGYSPNVYTYSSLIDRLFKDKRLDLALKVLSKMLENACPPNVVTYTEMIDGLCKVGKADEAYKLLVMMEEKGCCPNVVSYTAMIDGFGKVGKVNMCLEVLRQMVAKGCAPNFVTYSVLIKHCCLAGLLDEAHKLLEEMKQTYWPRYVTGYRKVIEGFSREFIASLGLLNEITEGNTMPIAPTYRILIDSFCKAGRLEVALELYEEMLTSSVFSYADRNTYSSLIECLSLASKVEKAFELYADMTRRGHIPDISVFFFLIKGLVKVNKWDEALQLSDSIYHMDIYWHPREGTINQS